In Anaerolineales bacterium, the following proteins share a genomic window:
- a CDS encoding YhfC family glutamic-type intramembrane protease has product MLIAAYIVSFSGMILLPIILWIVFTRKFALSWKLVLAGGLTFIASQVLHIPLVLGLNKPLQSASLLVTAIILGLLAGIFEETARYILYKFILKKSRSWKEGALIGLGHGGTEAILVGIFGALTLVNMIAYRAIDLATVPSIPPEQLELAKQQVEAFWSAQPFTALLGFFERIFAMCLHVCLSVMVLYGLVKKQAVWFWLALLWHAFVDAVAVYVGQSVGILQTEGLVAVFAAISLWIVFRMKPKFEPLDEVNQQESVAG; this is encoded by the coding sequence ATGCTCATCGCAGCGTATATTGTCAGTTTTTCGGGCATGATTCTGTTGCCCATCATCTTGTGGATCGTCTTCACGCGCAAGTTTGCGCTTTCATGGAAACTCGTTCTCGCAGGCGGACTCACGTTCATCGCTTCACAGGTCTTGCATATCCCACTAGTACTCGGGCTGAACAAGCCCTTACAAAGCGCCTCGCTGCTGGTCACCGCCATTATCCTGGGCTTGCTAGCAGGAATCTTTGAAGAGACCGCGCGTTACATCCTGTACAAATTCATCTTAAAGAAGTCGCGCTCGTGGAAGGAAGGCGCCTTAATCGGGTTAGGTCATGGCGGAACAGAGGCAATCCTTGTGGGCATCTTCGGCGCGCTGACCCTCGTCAATATGATTGCATACCGCGCCATAGACTTGGCGACTGTGCCAAGCATCCCGCCTGAGCAGCTTGAATTGGCGAAACAACAAGTGGAAGCGTTCTGGTCCGCGCAGCCTTTCACGGCGCTGCTCGGATTCTTCGAACGGATCTTCGCGATGTGTTTGCACGTATGCTTATCCGTCATGGTGTTGTATGGACTTGTAAAGAAACAAGCCGTCTGGTTTTGGCTGGCGCTACTATGGCACGCGTTCGTGGATGCGGTCGCGGTCTATGTTGGGCAGTCAGTTGGTATTTTGCAAACGGAAGGTCTCGTGGCGGTCTTTGCCGCGATCAGTTTGTGGATCGTTTTCAGAATGAAGCCAAAGTTTGAACCACTGGACGAAGTCAACCAGCAAGAGTCCGTCGCGGGGTAG
- a CDS encoding SdpI family protein — MSTKLTTMISLALIVLAVIAGLLLWSQLPDPMPSHWNAAGEIDGYMSKFWGVFMMPMITLGLLGLFLVIPHIDPLKANIAKFIGIFNGFIVVFVAYMLYVYALTLFAALGTTINMTVMVLPVVGLLFIGIGYMMGKAKRNFFIGIRTPWTLSSETVWDETHKLGSKLFMLGGAATIISAFLGETGIWLMLGAMLIAAFVPIVYSYVLWRRETKA; from the coding sequence ATGTCAACCAAACTCACAACCATGATTAGCCTAGCCTTGATCGTGCTAGCAGTCATTGCAGGACTCCTGCTCTGGAGCCAACTGCCCGATCCCATGCCTTCGCACTGGAACGCCGCAGGCGAGATTGACGGCTATATGTCCAAATTCTGGGGCGTCTTCATGATGCCGATGATTACGCTTGGGCTGTTGGGCTTGTTTCTCGTCATCCCACATATTGATCCGCTCAAAGCTAACATCGCCAAATTCATCGGCATCTTCAACGGGTTTATCGTGGTGTTTGTGGCATACATGCTCTACGTCTACGCCCTGACCCTGTTTGCCGCGTTAGGCACGACTATCAATATGACAGTCATGGTCCTGCCCGTCGTCGGTCTGCTCTTCATTGGCATCGGCTATATGATGGGCAAAGCCAAACGCAACTTCTTCATCGGCATCCGCACGCCGTGGACGCTCTCCAGCGAGACGGTCTGGGATGAAACGCATAAACTCGGCTCCAAACTATTCATGCTGGGCGGCGCGGCGACGATTATCAGCGCGTTCCTCGGCGAGACTGGCATCTGGCTCATGCTGGGAGCCATGCTCATCGCCGCGTTCGTGCCGATCGTTTATTCCTACGTCCTGTGGCGGCGGGAGACGAAGGCGTAA
- a CDS encoding slipin family protein encodes MDTKFMKTVAQKSKSQKVDLRVPAIAGTLFGVFLLVAMFGAIFGDEKINDNILGAWVLGWTLIGTYILFALKVASQWEKAVVLRLGKFHGLKGPGAFWIVPIIDTIPTWIDHRVMVTPFAAQKTLTKDTVPVDVDAVLFWVVWDAEKAALEVENYRAAVDWAAQTALRDIIGRMMLADILVGRSVIDKELQQVIDERTTPWGVTVQSVEIRDIVIPQDLEDTMSRQAQAERERQARVILGESEKQIAESFAEASKAYVENPTALHLRAMNMLFEGLKEKGALVIVPSSAVDTMNLGGISGVVSMAQNNLPKESKS; translated from the coding sequence ATGGACACAAAATTTATGAAAACTGTGGCGCAGAAGAGCAAATCCCAAAAAGTAGACCTGCGCGTCCCTGCCATCGCAGGCACGTTGTTTGGCGTCTTTCTGCTGGTTGCGATGTTTGGCGCCATTTTCGGCGATGAGAAGATCAACGACAACATTTTGGGCGCATGGGTCTTGGGCTGGACGCTGATCGGTACGTATATTTTGTTCGCGCTCAAGGTGGCGTCGCAATGGGAAAAGGCTGTGGTTTTGCGGCTCGGAAAATTTCATGGGCTGAAAGGACCTGGCGCGTTTTGGATCGTGCCGATCATTGACACGATTCCCACGTGGATTGATCACCGCGTGATGGTCACGCCGTTCGCCGCGCAGAAAACGCTGACGAAGGATACCGTGCCAGTGGATGTGGACGCGGTGTTGTTCTGGGTCGTGTGGGACGCGGAAAAAGCCGCGCTCGAAGTGGAAAATTACCGCGCCGCTGTGGACTGGGCGGCACAGACCGCCTTGCGCGACATTATCGGGCGTATGATGCTGGCGGATATTCTTGTGGGACGCAGTGTGATTGACAAGGAACTGCAACAAGTCATTGACGAACGCACAACACCCTGGGGTGTGACCGTGCAATCAGTCGAAATCCGTGATATTGTCATCCCGCAGGATTTGGAAGATACCATGTCCCGTCAGGCGCAGGCGGAGCGCGAGCGCCAAGCACGCGTCATCCTCGGCGAATCCGAAAAGCAGATCGCCGAATCGTTTGCGGAGGCGTCGAAAGCCTACGTGGAGAACCCGACAGCCTTGCACTTGCGAGCGATGAACATGCTCTTTGAAGGTTTGAAGGAAAAAGGCGCGCTGGTGATCGTGCCATCGTCAGCGGTGGACACGATGAACCTCGGCGGAATCAGCGGCGTCGTCTCGATGGCGCAGAATAATTTGCCGAAAGAATCGAAGAGTTAA
- a CDS encoding GntR family transcriptional regulator, producing MANKKLTLQIDFRSGLPIYTQIVNQVQAQVASGILKPDDQLPTVRALAEELRVNFNTVARAYRILDEARIISTQQGRGTFITEIPPPKVTERLRRESLEALTQRYVSEALRLGFSKGEIRQMVSDQLKSWNESGKSEE from the coding sequence ATGGCAAACAAGAAACTTACCCTCCAGATAGACTTCCGCTCAGGCTTGCCGATCTACACTCAGATCGTCAATCAGGTGCAGGCGCAAGTGGCAAGTGGAATACTCAAGCCTGACGATCAACTTCCCACCGTGAGAGCGTTGGCGGAGGAGTTACGCGTCAACTTCAACACGGTGGCACGCGCATATCGCATTTTGGATGAGGCGCGCATCATTTCCACGCAACAGGGACGCGGCACATTCATCACCGAAATCCCGCCGCCAAAGGTGACGGAACGTCTGCGGCGAGAGTCGCTGGAGGCGTTGACGCAGAGGTATGTCAGCGAGGCGCTGAGGCTGGGATTCTCGAAGGGCGAGATCCGCCAAATGGTTAGCGACCAGCTGAAAAGTTGGAATGAATCGGGTAAATCCGAAGAATAA
- the pdxS gene encoding pyridoxal 5'-phosphate synthase lyase subunit PdxS produces the protein MQVKTGTWTEKKGLAQMLKGGVIMDVVTAEHAKIAEDAGACAVMALERVPADIRANGGVARMSDPELILKIIDSVSIPVMAKCRIGHFVEAQILEALGVDYIDESEVLTPADESNHILKHNFKVPFVCGCRNLGEALRRVGEGAAMIRTKGEAGTGDVVEAVRHARTVLGDIRKLTTMADEELMRYAKEIGAPYELVKETKELGRMPVVNFAAGGVATPADAALMMQLGVDGVFVGSGIFKSGDPARRAQAIVKAVTHYQDASILAEVSKNLGEAMVGRNVSQMPEAEKIAGRGW, from the coding sequence ATGCAAGTAAAGACTGGAACGTGGACGGAGAAAAAAGGTCTCGCGCAAATGCTCAAGGGCGGCGTCATCATGGATGTGGTGACGGCGGAACATGCGAAGATCGCCGAGGACGCGGGCGCGTGCGCGGTGATGGCGCTGGAGCGCGTGCCTGCCGATATTCGCGCGAACGGCGGCGTGGCGCGCATGAGCGATCCTGAATTGATTTTGAAAATTATCGATTCGGTTTCGATCCCTGTGATGGCGAAATGCCGCATCGGACATTTTGTGGAGGCGCAGATTCTTGAAGCGCTCGGCGTGGATTATATTGACGAGTCGGAAGTGCTGACGCCCGCCGATGAATCGAATCATATTTTGAAACACAACTTCAAAGTGCCGTTCGTGTGCGGATGCCGCAATCTCGGCGAAGCGCTGAGGCGCGTGGGCGAAGGCGCGGCGATGATTCGTACGAAGGGTGAGGCAGGCACAGGCGATGTGGTCGAAGCGGTGCGTCACGCGCGGACGGTGTTGGGCGATATCCGCAAGTTGACCACGATGGCTGACGAAGAGTTGATGCGCTATGCCAAAGAGATCGGCGCGCCGTATGAATTGGTGAAAGAGACGAAAGAGTTGGGGCGCATGCCTGTCGTCAATTTTGCGGCGGGCGGAGTTGCGACTCCTGCCGACGCCGCGTTGATGATGCAACTCGGCGTGGACGGCGTGTTCGTCGGTTCGGGAATCTTCAAGAGCGGCGACCCCGCGCGGCGCGCACAGGCAATCGTCAAAGCGGTGACGCATTATCAAGACGCGTCCATCCTTGCAGAGGTGAGCAAGAATCTCGGCGAGGCGATGGTCGGGCGCAATGTGTCGCAGATGCCTGAGGCGGAGAAGATTGCGGGGAGAGGCTGGTAA
- the pdxT gene encoding pyridoxal 5'-phosphate synthase glutaminase subunit PdxT, whose product MKIGVLALQGDFAEHVAALKKLSVEASEVRLPEHLKELDGLIIPGGESTTIGKLAVAYNLMDSLKIFGQRRAIWGTCAGAIFLSKDVSRDQPLLGLMDIKVQRNAFGRQIDSFETDLDIPELKQATGTTENYHAVFIRAPIIESVSGDAKILASIPDGRIVAAQQGHLLATSFHPELTDDLRFHKYFLTLVD is encoded by the coding sequence ATGAAAATCGGTGTCCTCGCCCTGCAAGGCGACTTTGCTGAGCATGTTGCGGCGCTCAAGAAATTAAGTGTTGAAGCGTCGGAAGTGCGTTTGCCTGAGCATCTCAAGGAGCTTGATGGTCTCATCATCCCTGGCGGCGAGTCCACGACGATTGGCAAACTTGCAGTCGCCTACAATTTGATGGACTCGCTGAAAATATTCGGTCAACGCCGCGCGATCTGGGGAACGTGCGCGGGTGCGATTTTTTTGTCGAAGGACGTGAGCCGCGACCAGCCCCTGCTCGGTCTCATGGATATCAAAGTCCAGCGCAATGCGTTCGGGCGTCAGATCGATTCGTTCGAAACGGATTTGGATATTCCCGAACTCAAACAAGCCACTGGCACAACGGAAAATTATCACGCGGTCTTCATCCGCGCGCCGATCATCGAATCGGTGAGCGGCGACGCAAAGATTCTCGCTTCGATTCCCGACGGGAGGATTGTCGCGGCTCAACAGGGACATCTCCTCGCCACGTCGTTCCACCCCGAACTGACCGACGACCTGCGCTTCCATAAATATTTTTTGACGTTGGTTGATTAA
- a CDS encoding R3H domain-containing nucleic acid-binding protein: MTQLRITDDLDALLDVLPTNIRHAVEEANNSDLLLEIILDLGRVSTARFVENEIVLSDTELTRAELDHVVERVGNFDADNRAGIERTLHRISAIRNRRGAVVGLTLRVGRAVYGTVDIIQDIIESGKSVLILGRPGVGKTTLLRESARILAESKRVIIVDTSNEIGGDGDVPHPAVGKARRMQVKVPTHQHEVMIEAVENHNPEVIVIDEIGRELEALAARTIAERGVQLIGTAHGQTLDNLLLNPTLSDLVGGIEAVTLSDEEARRRGTQKTVLERRAPPTFDVLIEIQHRDRFAVHADIMSAVDSLLRDAALPPEVRMRDAEGKIQIEKSAPAPKPKADVKTPRRGLQPASPVEASPKPQPIQPVGAALQTVRVYAYGVAKNRLQQAAKRLGVPAIVVRDVSDADALVTLRTYYRNRQQTVIEAEQRGMPIYVLRANTVAQVEQFLSDLYNLSAAPTRDNMEDIRHQTQQAISAVLNGERWVDLPPSSSIVRRLQHEMARTAELVSHSYGKEPRRHVRIFRE, encoded by the coding sequence ATGACCCAACTACGAATCACCGACGACCTCGACGCCCTCCTCGACGTGCTTCCCACCAATATCCGTCACGCCGTGGAAGAGGCGAACAACAGCGATTTGCTCCTCGAAATCATCCTCGACCTCGGACGCGTGTCCACCGCGCGCTTTGTCGAGAATGAGATCGTGTTGAGCGACACCGAACTCACCCGCGCCGAATTGGATCACGTTGTCGAGCGCGTCGGCAACTTCGACGCGGACAACCGCGCAGGCATCGAGCGGACTCTCCATCGCATCTCCGCCATCCGCAACCGACGCGGCGCAGTGGTGGGATTAACTTTACGTGTCGGTCGCGCCGTTTACGGCACAGTGGACATCATTCAAGATATCATCGAGTCGGGCAAGTCTGTGTTAATTCTCGGTCGCCCAGGCGTTGGCAAAACGACTCTGCTTCGTGAATCGGCGCGCATACTGGCGGAATCGAAACGCGTCATCATCGTGGACACTTCCAACGAGATCGGCGGCGACGGCGACGTGCCGCATCCCGCCGTTGGCAAGGCGCGGCGCATGCAAGTCAAAGTGCCGACCCACCAGCACGAAGTGATGATCGAAGCGGTCGAGAATCACAACCCCGAAGTCATCGTCATTGACGAGATCGGGCGCGAGCTCGAAGCCCTCGCGGCGCGCACCATCGCCGAACGCGGCGTGCAACTCATCGGCACGGCGCACGGGCAAACGCTCGACAACCTGCTCCTCAACCCAACGCTGAGCGATCTCGTCGGCGGCATCGAAGCGGTCACGCTGTCGGACGAGGAAGCGCGTCGACGCGGCACCCAGAAAACGGTCCTCGAAAGACGCGCTCCGCCCACGTTCGATGTCCTCATCGAAATCCAGCACCGCGATCGCTTTGCGGTCCACGCCGACATCATGTCTGCGGTGGATTCGCTATTGCGTGACGCGGCTCTGCCTCCCGAAGTGCGGATGCGCGACGCCGAGGGAAAAATCCAGATAGAAAAATCTGCGCCCGCGCCCAAGCCTAAAGCGGATGTGAAAACGCCTCGTCGCGGACTTCAACCTGCCTCGCCAGTGGAGGCTTCACCCAAGCCTCAGCCGATTCAACCCGTCGGCGCCGCGTTGCAGACCGTGCGCGTGTACGCGTATGGCGTCGCAAAGAACCGACTGCAACAAGCCGCCAAGCGACTCGGCGTGCCTGCCATCGTCGTGCGCGACGTATCCGACGCCGACGCGCTCGTCACCCTGCGGACGTATTATCGCAACCGCCAGCAGACCGTGATCGAAGCCGAACAACGCGGCATGCCGATCTATGTCCTGCGCGCCAACACCGTCGCGCAAGTGGAGCAATTCCTCAGCGACCTCTACAACCTCAGCGCCGCCCCAACCCGCGACAACATGGAAGACATCCGCCACCAAACCCAGCAAGCCATCTCCGCCGTGCTCAACGGCGAACGCTGGGTAGACCTGCCTCCCAGCTCATCCATCGTGCGCCGCCTCCAACACGAAATGGCGCGCACCGCCGAATTGGTGAGTCACTCGTATGGGAAGGAGCCGCGCAGGCATGTGAGGATTTTTAGGGAGTGA
- the tmk gene encoding dTMP kinase, which produces MFITLEGPEGSGKTSHIPYLVEYLREKGYIVFPTREPGGTSIGEQIREVIHDLKNVEMHPRAETLLYQAARAQIVEQVIKPRLADGEIVISDRYYDSTIAYQGYGHQQDLEQVRGLVKYATGGLVPDLTVLLDVDVEEGLRRKKKDNEWNRLDAYTVEFHQRVRAGYLEMVKQEPSRWAVVDAGREWQSVQEELRRVVEGNCSRRVDV; this is translated from the coding sequence ATGTTCATCACCCTCGAAGGACCCGAAGGCTCGGGCAAAACGTCGCACATTCCCTACCTCGTGGAATACCTCCGCGAGAAGGGATATATCGTATTTCCCACGCGCGAGCCAGGCGGCACGTCCATTGGCGAACAGATACGGGAGGTGATCCACGACTTGAAAAACGTGGAGATGCATCCACGCGCCGAGACTTTGCTCTACCAAGCCGCGCGAGCCCAAATCGTGGAGCAAGTCATCAAGCCGCGTCTCGCCGACGGGGAGATTGTCATCTCCGACCGTTACTACGACTCGACGATTGCTTATCAAGGCTACGGGCATCAACAGGATTTGGAGCAAGTGCGCGGGCTGGTCAAATACGCCACAGGCGGGCTTGTCCCTGATTTGACGGTCTTGCTGGATGTGGACGTGGAAGAGGGGCTGAGACGCAAGAAGAAAGATAATGAGTGGAATCGGCTGGACGCGTACACGGTGGAGTTCCATCAACGCGTCCGCGCGGGGTATTTGGAGATGGTCAAGCAGGAGCCGAGTCGCTGGGCGGTGGTGGACGCGGGGCGCGAGTGGCAGTCCGTGCAGGAGGAGTTGAGGCGGGTGGTGGAGGGAAATTGTAGTCGGCGCGTTGATGTATAA
- a CDS encoding DUF4258 domain-containing protein — protein sequence MSETFRKVLELIEKNELLISVHGYDELAQDNISVRDVIANVTDGVVLEDYPDFAKGPCVLVLQKDSEGKPVHIVWGIPKNTSSPAVLVTAYRPDPKRWSSDFKRRTK from the coding sequence ATGAGCGAAACATTCAGGAAGGTTTTGGAACTCATAGAAAAGAATGAGCTCCTCATATCTGTCCATGGTTACGATGAATTAGCTCAGGATAATATTTCAGTTCGAGATGTTATCGCAAACGTTACTGACGGTGTCGTCCTTGAAGATTATCCTGATTTTGCGAAAGGTCCCTGCGTATTGGTTCTTCAAAAAGACAGTGAAGGAAAGCCCGTTCATATTGTTTGGGGCATTCCAAAAAACACTTCATCTCCTGCCGTTTTAGTAACCGCCTATCGTCCTGATCCAAAACGCTGGTCTTCTGATTTTAAAAGGAGAACAAAATGA
- the map gene encoding type I methionyl aminopeptidase encodes MTADSNKDLQYLKAIGRICAEALRRMQGAARVGMTTRELDEIGRAFLEAEGARSAPQAMYKFPGATCISVSPVIAHGIPNERLLREGELIHIDVSAELDGYFADTGASMVVSKSERRLEKLIEATRSSLNKALRAAKAGNRLNAISRAVQTEAGKRGYNVITDLTGHGIGRKLHEEPKEILNFYDSNDRRILNEGLVLAIEPFLTTGVGRVTQERDGWSLRTTDKAIAAQFEHTIVVTKNEPIILTL; translated from the coding sequence ATGACCGCCGACTCGAACAAAGACCTTCAATACCTCAAAGCCATCGGGCGGATTTGCGCCGAGGCGTTGCGCCGTATGCAAGGCGCGGCGCGTGTGGGAATGACGACGCGCGAACTCGATGAGATCGGGCGCGCTTTCCTCGAAGCGGAGGGCGCGCGCTCCGCGCCGCAAGCGATGTACAAATTCCCAGGCGCGACGTGCATCAGCGTTTCGCCCGTCATTGCGCATGGGATTCCGAACGAGCGGTTGTTGCGCGAGGGCGAGTTGATTCACATTGACGTATCCGCCGAACTGGACGGCTATTTTGCCGACACAGGCGCTTCCATGGTCGTTTCAAAAAGCGAACGCCGCCTCGAGAAGTTGATCGAAGCCACGCGGAGCTCGCTCAACAAAGCCTTGCGCGCCGCGAAAGCGGGAAACCGATTGAACGCCATCAGCCGCGCGGTGCAGACTGAGGCGGGAAAACGCGGCTACAACGTTATCACCGACTTGACTGGTCACGGCATTGGGCGCAAATTGCATGAAGAGCCGAAGGAAATTCTGAACTTTTACGACTCGAACGATCGCCGAATCCTAAACGAAGGTTTGGTGCTTGCCATTGAACCTTTCCTCACCACAGGGGTCGGGCGCGTGACGCAGGAACGCGACGGCTGGTCACTGCGGACAACGGATAAAGCCATCGCCGCACAGTTCGAGCACACGATCGTTGTCACCAAGAATGAGCCGATCATTTTGACGCTTTGA
- a CDS encoding ClbS/DfsB family four-helix bundle protein, translating into MSDEEQWVPGSKSELMGAIEREWKSLMEIVEKLKQANKLTTPDEGGWSPKDNLAHLTEWLNILMGYHMDKRPPHEVMGVDAEVVEGWDMEKINPVLFERNRNRSTADVLDELRRVYAELVRKLDSMPFEDLLKPRRADDPEKRPLLLWVLGDTSEHFAEHRATIEKML; encoded by the coding sequence ATGTCCGACGAAGAGCAATGGGTCCCTGGCAGTAAATCCGAATTGATGGGCGCCATCGAGCGCGAATGGAAATCCCTCATGGAGATTGTGGAAAAGCTCAAGCAGGCAAATAAGTTGACGACTCCCGATGAAGGCGGGTGGAGTCCGAAAGATAATTTGGCGCATCTTACGGAGTGGTTGAACATCCTGATGGGCTATCACATGGACAAACGCCCGCCGCACGAGGTGATGGGCGTGGACGCCGAGGTGGTGGAAGGCTGGGATATGGAAAAAATCAACCCCGTCCTTTTTGAAAGGAACCGTAACCGTTCGACGGCGGACGTGTTGGATGAATTGCGGCGCGTGTATGCGGAGTTGGTGAGGAAATTGGATTCGATGCCGTTTGAGGATTTGTTGAAACCCCGCCGCGCAGACGACCCCGAGAAGCGACCATTGTTGCTGTGGGTGTTGGGCGATACGAGCGAGCATTTTGCCGAACACCGCGCGACGATTGAAAAGATGTTATAG
- a CDS encoding zinc ribbon domain-containing protein: MPTYDFICNHCNQRFEVFLTFDEYGKKPVACVHCNSKDVRRRMTKVRIAKSDESRMDSMADDFSGFEGMENDPQAMGRMMRKMGKQMGEDLPPEFDEVVDRLESGQSPEEIEKAVPDLGAGDE; this comes from the coding sequence ATGCCCACGTACGATTTCATCTGCAACCACTGCAACCAACGCTTTGAGGTGTTCCTCACTTTCGACGAATACGGCAAGAAGCCGGTCGCTTGCGTTCACTGCAACAGCAAAGACGTGCGTCGCCGCATGACGAAAGTCCGCATCGCCAAATCAGATGAAAGCCGCATGGACTCGATGGCGGACGATTTCAGCGGCTTCGAAGGCATGGAGAACGATCCACAGGCGATGGGACGCATGATGCGCAAGATGGGCAAGCAAATGGGCGAAGACCTCCCTCCCGAATTTGACGAGGTCGTTGACCGCCTGGAGTCAGGTCAAAGTCCCGAAGAGATCGAGAAAGCCGTCCCCGATCTGGGCGCGGGCGACGAATAA